GCCCCGAGGCCCGCGCGGAGATCGTCGCGCTGCGCCGGCAGGTCGACGCCGAGGTGCGCGGGATCATCGAGGACGGCGTCGCCTCGGGCGAGTTCGACGTGCTGGACGTCCAGGGCACCACGCTCGCCGTGCTGTCGCTGTGCATCGACGTGGCCCGCTGGTTCAACGTGGACGGCCCGTTCACCCCCGAGGAGGTCGGCGCGCTCTACGCCGACCTCGTGCTCCGGATGGTCGGGGTCAAGTAGCCCCGGCGGCTACAGGTAGTACCGGGCCACCGACTCCGCGACGCACACCGGCTTGTCGCCGCCCTCGCGCTCGACGGTGAACGCGACGCTCACCTGCACGCCGCCGGTGACGTCCTCCACGCCGGTGATCTTCGCGGTGGCGCGCAGCCGGGAGCCGACCGGCACGGGGGCGGGGAAGCGGACCTTGTTGGTGCCGTAGTTCACGCCCATCTTCACGCCCTCGACCCGGATCAGCTGCGGTCCGAAGAACGGCAGCAGCGAGAGGGTCAGGTAGCCGTGGGCGATGGTCGTCTTGAACGGTCCCGCGGCGGCCTTCTCCGGGTCCACGTGGATCCACTGGTGGTCGCCGGTGGCCTCGGCGAACAGGTCGATGCGCTTCTGGTCCACCTCCAGCCAGTCGGTGTACCCCAGCTGCTCGCCGACGGCGGCCTTCAGCTCGTCGGGGGAGGTGAAGGTCCTCGGTTCTGCCATGTCCCGGCCTCTCGCTCGCGTCTCGCTCCTGCTCTAAGCAACTGCTTAGCATGGTCGGGCGCGGGGCCTCTGTCAACGGCACGCTGCCGCTAGGCTCTGAGGAGTGCCGCAGATTCCTGAGAAGATCCATGAGCTGACCGTCGGCCAGTTGTCCGCGCGCAGCGGCGCCGCGGTGTCCGCGCTGCACTTCTACGAGTCCAAGGGCCTGATCAGCAGCCGCCGCACATCCGGCAACCAGCGCCGGTACAGCCGCGACACCCTGCGCAGGGTCGCCTTCATCCGGGCGGCCCAGCGGGTCGGCATCCCGCTGGCCACGATCCGCGACGCGCTGGCGGAACTCCCGGAGGAGCGGACGCCGACCCGGGAGGACTGGGCGCGGCTGTCCGAGAAGTGGCGCTCGGAACTCGACGAACGCATCAAGCAGCTGAACCGCCTGCGCGACCACCTGACCGACTGCATCGGCTGCGGGTGCCTCTCGCTGGAGAACTGCGTGCTGTCCAACCCGGACGACGTGTTCGGCGAGCGGCTGACCGGATCGCGGTTGCTGGCCGAGGGACGGTGAGGCCCGGCCGCGGAGGAGGGGGTGCAGCCCCGGCCGACCGCACCTCACTCGTACTCGGTGCCGCCCTTGCGCGTCAGATAGGCCGGACTGACCGCCTTGGCGATCGCCCGCCCCCCGGTCACCGCGCTGTACCGCTCCACGGCGGGCCGTATCACCACGCCCTCCCGCAGATGCAGCCCCCGCCCGGACACCGTCTCCCGGCCACTCGCGAACTCCAGCACCCGCTCGATGCCGTACGGCCCCGCGTACAGCCGCGGCACCACCGGCAGCTCCCCCTCCAGCAGCTGCGCCGCGTCCAGCCAGCGCACGGTGCCGTCCACCTCGGCCGATACGTCGAACGCCGCATACCCCAGCGTGTCCCGCCGCCCGTCGGCGCCGTACGACAGGTCCTGCACCCCCGCGCCGTACACCTCCCCGAAGATGCCGACGCGCGAGGCGCCCAGCCGCTCGCAGAGCCTCGCCGCCGCCTCGGCGACGCCGTGCCCGCGCACCGCCCGCCAGTACAGGTTCCGCGGATCCTCCTTCAGGGCGAGCGACTTGGCGCCGAAGCCCTTGGAGGACACGAACACCCGTCCCTCGTCGGCGACATGGGTCAGCAGGCAGGCCGAGCCGTGCAGCTTCTCCGTCAGCACGACCGGCTCGCCCGGTGCGAAGATGTCCGGGTAGCGCTGGATGTTCTCGATGTCGACCCACGGCAGCAGACCCGGCGCGGACTCCACCTCGCCGTCCATGGTCGGCGGGACCGGCGGCACCCACTTGGTGATGCCCAGCCGCTCGGCGAAGTCCGTGCCCTCGGCCGCCGCCCGCGCCAGGTCGACGTCCGCCAGCGCCTTCGGCCGGCACACGATCCCCTGCGACAGCTCGCCGCGCAGCCGTACCGCCTTGACCCGGTTGGCCTCGCCGCCCGCCAGCCGCCCGGTCAGCCCCAGCTCCTCGATCAGATCGGGCGGCAGCACGGACTGCTCGGGGATGTAGACGGCGGCCTCACCGGTGCGGTACGCGCCCTTGGCGACGACGGCGCGGTACAGGCCCACCTGGGCCAGTTCCAGCGCGTCGGCGTTCGGATGCTCGTGGACGGTCAGCACTTCGGCGGTGACCCGCAGCGTGGACATGGGACTCCCCGTGGTCATGGGTTCGGTTTCATCGCCTCCACTGTCCGCACGGCAATCGGGTGGAGCGAGCGGATTTGCCGCTGGTAGCGTCGGCCTCTTCGGTCGGCGGCGACGCCGGGCACGGAGTAGTGAACGGGACCGGACTCCCCTGCGCACGCTCGCACTTGCCGCCGCTCTGGCGGATGTCGACACCGTCTTCAACGGCTTCGCCGCCCCCGCCGAGACCGGTTGCGAGCGCTGTTTCACCCCGGAGGAGACGGCCTGCCTGCGCACGCCGCACACCCGCCTTCCGCCCGGCCTGCTGAGCCGCTTCCTGCGCAAGGCGCCGGACCACTTCGAGGACCACGCCGCCGTCATGCGGCGCCTGCTGCCCCAGTGCGCGCACGCGATGGCGGACGGCACCCTGGACGCCGTCGGCTGGGCGCCGCACGGGCTGAGCCGGGTGGACTGGCGGGCCTGGCCGGCCGAGCAGGCAGCGGCCGTCGAGGCGTTCGTGCTCGCCTGGTGGCAGGACGTGCTCGCCGCGTCCGAGCCGCCGTACCGGGCCGAGGACGTCTTCGAGACCTGCGCCTCCATCCTGCGCACCACGACCCCGCTGCTCGAGCACTGGCCGGCCGCTCCGGCCGCCGACGCGCACCTCGTGGACTGCGCCCGGGCCTGGCTGTACGACCTGGTCGACGACGACTGGCCGCTGACCTGGTGGACCCCGGAGGACGAGGCCGCCGGAGTCGCCGAACTCCGGTCCTGGCTCGCCCGGCACGCTCCTGAGCGGCTGCGCGCCCGGGGCGAGACGGACCTGGCGATCCGCGCCCGGCTCGTCGGGCTGCCCTACGACGAGCGCTGGAACGACCCGTCCTGGAGCAGCCCCTCGGCGACCAGCTGAGCGTTGCCGGACGCCCGCCGGCCGTCCGGCAGGAACAGGGTGTCCTCCAGGCCGATCCGGGTGGCCAGGCCGAGCCGGCCGGCCAGCCGCAGTACCGGCCAGGCGCCGCCCTCCTCGCCGTGCAGCAGCACCGGGCGGCCGTGGGCCGGGCCCAGGGCGGCGAGCAGTGAGCGCGCCGAGTCCTCGGCGGTGGCCGGGTCCGGGTCGGTCACCTCGGCGAGGACGCGCAGCACCCTCGGCCCGAGAGGCGAGGCCGTGAACCGGGCCGCGCCGTCGGTGCCGGACCAGATGCCCGCCTCCACGCCCACGCCCAGGGCGAGGAGCTGCCCGGCGACCGCTTCGGCGCCCGGCTCATGCCAGTTGACCGAGGCGAAGTCGGGCAGCACGGACCAGCTGCGCACCCGGGCGAGCCGGGCCGCGGGGTCGGGCTCCGCCCAGGCGCCGGTGGTCACACCGACCGGCACCCGCACCCGGGACCGTATCGCCTCCAGGGTCGCGGCGAGGACGCGCGGGGAGAGACTGTCCCGCCCGCACGGCGTCTTCGGGTGGACGTGCACCTGCGTGGCCCCGGCCGCCACCGCCTCTGCCGCCGAACGGGCCAGCTCCTCGGGCGACAACGGCACCACCGCGCCCTCGGCGGCCGAACGGCTTCCGTTGAGACACACCTGCACCATGCCCCGATGGTGCCAGCCGGCACCGACAACCGGCCGGAACGCCGGCAGCGCAGAGGGCGCGGCACCCCCTGCACGCCCCCTTTTTTTCAAGAAAGTCCCCCGTTGGCCGGCGGCTTGGTGCTCAGGCCGACATCAGCAGTGCCCCCCGGCGGGCGGACTCCAGCGCCCGCGGTGTGAGGACCGGGCGCGGCACGAGGATGCCGCAGTCGGTGCACACCGGACCGGAGGACGGCTCGTGGTCCAGGCCGTACCGCCAGACCAGACGGTCGCCGCCGCAGACCGGGCAGGTGGAGCCCGGTTCCCGGTTCAGCGCGGCGATCAGCCGGCGCAGCACCTCCGCCAGCGGCTCGTGCGGGTGGACCCGCGGGTCGTCGCACCAGGCGACTCCGAAGCCGCCCCAGGTCAGCCGGTGCCAGTCGTCCACGCTGCCCGGCCGGCGCAGCCCGTCGTGCTTCTCCTTCCTGCGCCGCTCGGTGAAGTCGGTCTCGTAGGCGAGCCAGACGGACCGGGCCTCCTCCAGCTCCTCCAGTGCGGCCACGAGCCGCGCCGGGTCGGGGGAGCGGTCCTCGGGCCCGAAGCCCGCCCGGGAGCACAGGTGGTCCCAGGTCGCCCGATGCCCGTAAGGGGCGAACTTCTCAAGGCACTTGCGCAGTGAGTACCGCCGCAGCGCCAGATCGCAGCGCGGATCTCGTACTTGTCTCGCCAGACTCCGGAAACCTGCCATCGCCCTGCACCTCCGTCACACCTGCACCTGTACTTCGGTCACTTCGGCGTCGTCGCACGGACGTCGCCGAATAGACGTATCGACAGGCGATTCGGCTCCATCTCTTCGCGTGGTCTTCTCGTGCGTTCTGCTTGCGGACTCCGGAAAGTGACGCATGTTCATCTTTAAACGCGGGGATACCGGCGGTAACGTTCGGCCACCTCTGTCGCTAGGAGCTGCCATGCCACGGCGAACCCCACGGACCACCCTGGACAGACTGAGAACGTCCCGCCGCTTCACCGGGTTCCTGAAGACGGCGTCCGTATGCGTTCTCGTCGCCGGACTTCTCTCCCCCCTCACCCAGCAGGCGGCCGCCGCCACCGCCACCGCCCCGAACGACTACTGCGGCGGCCAGTGCTCGGACATCCTGCCGCCCGGCGAGAACGGCAACGCCACCCTCGCCCAGATCCTGCTCAACCAGGCCTTCGGCACCCAGCCCTCGCACGCCGAGGACCAGCTGGGTCCGTACGCGAACCTGGCCACCGGCTATCCGGGCCTGACCGACTCGACCGTCAACACGTTCTTCAACGACGCGTCCTTCGGCGTCCCCTCCGACCAGGTCGCCTCCACCGAGAAGCCCGGCGGACGCGGCGACGTCACCATCGTCCGGGACAAGAAGTCCGGTGTGCCGCACATCACAGGCACCACCCGGTACGGCACCGAGTACGGCGCCGGGTACGCGGCGGCCGAGGACCGGCTGTGGCTGATGGACGTCTTCCGGCACGTCGGCCGCGGCCAGTTGACCTCCTTCGCCGGCGGCGCCGCCGCCAACCAGGGCCTGGAGCAGCAGTTCTACCGCAACGCGCCCTACACCGAGGCCGACCTCCAGGCGCAGATCGACAACGCGGTGGCCAGGAACGGAGCCCGCGGGCAGCAGGCCCTCGCCGACGTCAAGGCCTACCTCGACGGCGTCAACGCCTACATCGACGCCTCCGACAGCGGCCGCTACTTCCCCGGCGAGTACGACCTGACCGGCCACAAGGACCCGATCACCAACGCCGGGACCATCGAGCACTTCAAGGTCACCGACCTCGTGGCGCTGGCCTCCGTCATCGGCTCCCTGTTCGGCTCCGGCGGGGGCGGTGAGGTGAACAACGCGCTGTCCCTGCTCGCCGCCCAGCAGAAGTACGGCGTCGAGGAGGGCACCAGGGTCTGGGAGTCCTTCCGCGAGCGCAACGACCCCGAGGCCGTCCTGACCGTCCACGACGGCCGGAGCTTCCCGTACGGCGGCAAACCCGCCGACGCCAAGGGCGAGGCCCTGCCCGACGCCGGCTCGGTCACCCAGGAACCGCTGGTCTACGACCGTACGGGCAGCGCGGCCACCGCCGCCGCCGAGAGCGCCTCGGCCACCGCGGCGAAGACCGCGCTCGGCTCGGCCCGGCGCGGCATGTCCAACG
This genomic interval from Streptomyces sp. NBC_00557 contains the following:
- a CDS encoding RNA ligase (ATP), which encodes MSTLRVTAEVLTVHEHPNADALELAQVGLYRAVVAKGAYRTGEAAVYIPEQSVLPPDLIEELGLTGRLAGGEANRVKAVRLRGELSQGIVCRPKALADVDLARAAAEGTDFAERLGITKWVPPVPPTMDGEVESAPGLLPWVDIENIQRYPDIFAPGEPVVLTEKLHGSACLLTHVADEGRVFVSSKGFGAKSLALKEDPRNLYWRAVRGHGVAEAAARLCERLGASRVGIFGEVYGAGVQDLSYGADGRRDTLGYAAFDVSAEVDGTVRWLDAAQLLEGELPVVPRLYAGPYGIERVLEFASGRETVSGRGLHLREGVVIRPAVERYSAVTGGRAIAKAVSPAYLTRKGGTEYE
- a CDS encoding 3-keto-5-aminohexanoate cleavage protein — protein: MVQVCLNGSRSAAEGAVVPLSPEELARSAAEAVAAGATQVHVHPKTPCGRDSLSPRVLAATLEAIRSRVRVPVGVTTGAWAEPDPAARLARVRSWSVLPDFASVNWHEPGAEAVAGQLLALGVGVEAGIWSGTDGAARFTASPLGPRVLRVLAEVTDPDPATAEDSARSLLAALGPAHGRPVLLHGEEGGAWPVLRLAGRLGLATRIGLEDTLFLPDGRRASGNAQLVAEGLLQDGSFQRSS
- the soxR gene encoding redox-sensitive transcriptional activator SoxR, which produces MPQIPEKIHELTVGQLSARSGAAVSALHFYESKGLISSRRTSGNQRRYSRDTLRRVAFIRAAQRVGIPLATIRDALAELPEERTPTREDWARLSEKWRSELDERIKQLNRLRDHLTDCIGCGCLSLENCVLSNPDDVFGERLTGSRLLAEGR
- a CDS encoding MaoC family dehydratase, translated to MAEPRTFTSPDELKAAVGEQLGYTDWLEVDQKRIDLFAEATGDHQWIHVDPEKAAAGPFKTTIAHGYLTLSLLPFFGPQLIRVEGVKMGVNYGTNKVRFPAPVPVGSRLRATAKITGVEDVTGGVQVSVAFTVEREGGDKPVCVAESVARYYL